The proteins below are encoded in one region of Lactuca sativa cultivar Salinas chromosome 3, Lsat_Salinas_v11, whole genome shotgun sequence:
- the LOC111883682 gene encoding uncharacterized protein LOC111883682 isoform X1, whose amino-acid sequence MKKLKEMEPIPPFEKEDFVCQTCGNEGFTNAFVYCVKCLEFVIHRYCLKVIPKTFTKCVIWYCESCKPPVQNQVTSPQVTSSPPQKNEVKTNIDPILSESSSSDSDSSSSCSNMNEFDEWEARIAQQNQHINRIIDDMIISYPSVILRGDKPFRSSCDGENCKTTESVVHHKKKKKEKKERDIASLIAETKEVLFHPLLEKNLTNKKKEHEVSQMPNFENNVQEEDNYYKHAQPILDPVWRGSIKVLGTDYDDLFEGFVGHLSTKACGKVFEEANMMPSLLILEMHPKTFLWPKSFQDCEPSDDHVALYFFPGDPINERAFDQLVLDMMDEELAMRGEVKNADLLIFTSAALPPFFRRFQGKYYLWGVFRAKRNEPIDPSVLNNTDKSGVDMDPESEDQPI is encoded by the exons ATGAAAAAACTAAAGGAGATGGAACCAATTCCTCCGTTCGAGAAG GAGGATTTCGTATGCCAGACCTGTGGTAATGAAGGATTCACCAATGCCTTTGTTTACTGCGTGAAGTGTTTGGAATTTGTCATTCACAG ATACTGCTTAAAGGTAATACCTAAGACATTCACTAAGTGTGTCATTTGGTATTGTGAAAGTTGCAAACCACCAGTTCAAAATCAAGTCACTTCACCCCAAGTTACATCTTCACCACCCCAGAAAAATGAAGTAAAGACAAACATTGATCCAATATTGAG TGAAAGTTCATCCTCAGACTCCGATTCAAGTTCCAGTTGTTCCAATATGAATGAATTTGATGAATGGGAAGCACGGATTGCTCAACAAAATCAACACATTAATAGGATCATTGATGACATGATCATAAGCTATCCCAGTGTGATCCTAAGAGGAGATAAGCCTTTTAGGTCTTCTTGTGATGGTGAAAACTGCAAAACAACAGAGTCAGTAGTTCatcataagaagaagaagaaagaaaagaaagaaagggaTATTGCTTCTTTAATAGCAGAGACAAAGGAGGTTCTTTTTCACCCTTTACTAGAGAAAAACCTTACAAACAAGAAAAAAGAACACGAAGTTTCTCAAATGCCAAATTTTGAGAATAATGTACAAGAAGAAGATAATTATTATAAACATGCACAACCAATCCTCGATCCAGTATGGAG GGGTAGCATCAAGGTCCTAGGAACAGATTATGATGATTTATTTGAAGGATTTGTGGGACATTTATCAACCAAAGCTTGTGGTAAAGTCTTTGAAGAAGCAAATATGATGCCATCATTGCTTATTCTTGAAATGCATCCCAAGACTTTCTTATGGCCAAAAAGTTTCCAAGATTGTGAGCCATCTGATGATCATGTAGCCCTCTACTTTTTTCCAGGAGACCCAAT AAACGAAAGGGCTTTTGATCAGCTGGTGCTAGACATGATGGATGAAGAGCTTGCAATGCGAGGCGAAGTGAAAAATGCAGACCTTTTGATTTTCACTTCTGCTGCTCTGCCTCCGTTTTTCAGGA GGTTTCAAGGGAAGTACTATCTATGGGGTGTTTTTAGAGCCAAAAGGAACGAGCCAATTGATCCTAGTGTTTTGAATAACACCGATAAGt caGGTGTTGATATGGATCCAGAATCTGAAGATCAACCGATTTGA
- the LOC128132913 gene encoding 60S ribosomal protein L2, mitochondrial-like — translation MLEDKKVESLRPKIDHVVVGLSKGSRNLSSQSQSQTRTHMRNVKDVFLSAFSSSNGKKRHDAPYSFVNVLGVPRMAVAGAKPEFFVQRMKDDVKENESLLLNEVKRWDKDSVV, via the coding sequence ATGTTAGAAGACAAAAAGGTGGAATCTTTAAGGCCTAAAATAGATCATGTAGTGGTTGGACTTTCAAAAGGTAGTAGGAACTTgagtagtcaaagtcaaagtcaaacgaGGACCCACATGAGAAATGTTAAGGATGTTTTCTTGTCTGCTTTTTCATCTTCAAATGGGAAAAAAAGACATGATGCTCCTTATTCGTTTGTGAACGTGTTGGGTGTTCCAAGAATGGCGGTGGCAGGGgcaaaaccggaattttttgttCAAAGAATGAAAGATGATGTGAAAGAGAATGAAAGTCTGTTGCTTAATGAGGTAAAAAGGTGGGATAAGGATAGTGTTGTATGA
- the LOC111883682 gene encoding uncharacterized protein LOC111883682 isoform X3, whose protein sequence is MKKLKEMEPIPPFEKEDFVCQTCGNEGFTNAFVYCVKCLEFVIHRYCLKVIPKTFTKCVIWYCESCKPPVQNQVTSPQVTSSPPQKNEVKTNIDPILSESSSSDSDSSSSCSNMNEFDEWEARIAQQNQHINRIIDDMIISYPSVILRGDKPFRSSCDGENCKTTESVVHHKKKKKEKKERDIASLIAETKEVLFHPLLEKNLTNKKKEHEVSQMPNFENNVQEEDNYYKHAQPILDPVWRGSIKVLGTDYDDLFEGFVGHLSTKACGKVFEEANMMPSLLILEMHPKTFLWPKSFQDCEPSDDHVALYFFPGDPINERAFDQLVLDMMDEELAMRGEVKNADLLIFTSAALPPFFRRFQGKYYLWGVFRAKRNEPIDPSVLNNTDKCTFNFFSY, encoded by the exons ATGAAAAAACTAAAGGAGATGGAACCAATTCCTCCGTTCGAGAAG GAGGATTTCGTATGCCAGACCTGTGGTAATGAAGGATTCACCAATGCCTTTGTTTACTGCGTGAAGTGTTTGGAATTTGTCATTCACAG ATACTGCTTAAAGGTAATACCTAAGACATTCACTAAGTGTGTCATTTGGTATTGTGAAAGTTGCAAACCACCAGTTCAAAATCAAGTCACTTCACCCCAAGTTACATCTTCACCACCCCAGAAAAATGAAGTAAAGACAAACATTGATCCAATATTGAG TGAAAGTTCATCCTCAGACTCCGATTCAAGTTCCAGTTGTTCCAATATGAATGAATTTGATGAATGGGAAGCACGGATTGCTCAACAAAATCAACACATTAATAGGATCATTGATGACATGATCATAAGCTATCCCAGTGTGATCCTAAGAGGAGATAAGCCTTTTAGGTCTTCTTGTGATGGTGAAAACTGCAAAACAACAGAGTCAGTAGTTCatcataagaagaagaagaaagaaaagaaagaaagggaTATTGCTTCTTTAATAGCAGAGACAAAGGAGGTTCTTTTTCACCCTTTACTAGAGAAAAACCTTACAAACAAGAAAAAAGAACACGAAGTTTCTCAAATGCCAAATTTTGAGAATAATGTACAAGAAGAAGATAATTATTATAAACATGCACAACCAATCCTCGATCCAGTATGGAG GGGTAGCATCAAGGTCCTAGGAACAGATTATGATGATTTATTTGAAGGATTTGTGGGACATTTATCAACCAAAGCTTGTGGTAAAGTCTTTGAAGAAGCAAATATGATGCCATCATTGCTTATTCTTGAAATGCATCCCAAGACTTTCTTATGGCCAAAAAGTTTCCAAGATTGTGAGCCATCTGATGATCATGTAGCCCTCTACTTTTTTCCAGGAGACCCAAT AAACGAAAGGGCTTTTGATCAGCTGGTGCTAGACATGATGGATGAAGAGCTTGCAATGCGAGGCGAAGTGAAAAATGCAGACCTTTTGATTTTCACTTCTGCTGCTCTGCCTCCGTTTTTCAGGA GGTTTCAAGGGAAGTACTATCTATGGGGTGTTTTTAGAGCCAAAAGGAACGAGCCAATTGATCCTAGTGTTTTGAATAACACCGATAAGtgtactttcaattttttttcttattaa
- the LOC111883682 gene encoding uncharacterized protein LOC111883682 isoform X2, translating to MKKLKEMEPIPPFEKEDFVCQTCGNEGFTNAFVYCVKCLEFVIHRYCLKVIPKTFTKCVIWYCESCKPPVQNQVTSPQVTSSPPQKNEVKTNIDPILSESSSSDSDSSSSCSNMNEFDEWEARIAQQNQHINRIIDDMIISYPSVILRGDKPFRSSCDGENCKTTESVVHHKKKKKEKKERDIASLIAETKEVLFHPLLEKNLTNKKKEHEVSQMPNFENNVQEEDNYYKHAQPILDPVWRGSIKVLGTDYDDLFEGFVGHLSTKACGKVFEEANMMPSLLILEMHPKTFLWPKSFQDCEPSDDHVALYFFPGDPINERAFDQLVLDMMDEELAMRGEVKNADLLIFTSAALPPFFRRFQGKYYLWGVFRAKRNEPIDPSVLNNTDKCVDMDPESEDQPI from the exons ATGAAAAAACTAAAGGAGATGGAACCAATTCCTCCGTTCGAGAAG GAGGATTTCGTATGCCAGACCTGTGGTAATGAAGGATTCACCAATGCCTTTGTTTACTGCGTGAAGTGTTTGGAATTTGTCATTCACAG ATACTGCTTAAAGGTAATACCTAAGACATTCACTAAGTGTGTCATTTGGTATTGTGAAAGTTGCAAACCACCAGTTCAAAATCAAGTCACTTCACCCCAAGTTACATCTTCACCACCCCAGAAAAATGAAGTAAAGACAAACATTGATCCAATATTGAG TGAAAGTTCATCCTCAGACTCCGATTCAAGTTCCAGTTGTTCCAATATGAATGAATTTGATGAATGGGAAGCACGGATTGCTCAACAAAATCAACACATTAATAGGATCATTGATGACATGATCATAAGCTATCCCAGTGTGATCCTAAGAGGAGATAAGCCTTTTAGGTCTTCTTGTGATGGTGAAAACTGCAAAACAACAGAGTCAGTAGTTCatcataagaagaagaagaaagaaaagaaagaaagggaTATTGCTTCTTTAATAGCAGAGACAAAGGAGGTTCTTTTTCACCCTTTACTAGAGAAAAACCTTACAAACAAGAAAAAAGAACACGAAGTTTCTCAAATGCCAAATTTTGAGAATAATGTACAAGAAGAAGATAATTATTATAAACATGCACAACCAATCCTCGATCCAGTATGGAG GGGTAGCATCAAGGTCCTAGGAACAGATTATGATGATTTATTTGAAGGATTTGTGGGACATTTATCAACCAAAGCTTGTGGTAAAGTCTTTGAAGAAGCAAATATGATGCCATCATTGCTTATTCTTGAAATGCATCCCAAGACTTTCTTATGGCCAAAAAGTTTCCAAGATTGTGAGCCATCTGATGATCATGTAGCCCTCTACTTTTTTCCAGGAGACCCAAT AAACGAAAGGGCTTTTGATCAGCTGGTGCTAGACATGATGGATGAAGAGCTTGCAATGCGAGGCGAAGTGAAAAATGCAGACCTTTTGATTTTCACTTCTGCTGCTCTGCCTCCGTTTTTCAGGA GGTTTCAAGGGAAGTACTATCTATGGGGTGTTTTTAGAGCCAAAAGGAACGAGCCAATTGATCCTAGTGTTTTGAATAACACCGATAAGt GTGTTGATATGGATCCAGAATCTGAAGATCAACCGATTTGA